One genomic region from Prochlorococcus marinus CUG1433 encodes:
- a CDS encoding DUF3326 domain-containing protein — MENSPTIFIVPTGIGCEVGGFAGDALPTAKLLASASGCLITHPNVMNGGNLSEKDKNIFYVEGYSLDRLAKGEIALKRVKQQKIGIIFDAAIEKEILARHLQVADACVSTLGINVHSYVITRKPLNIVIDSDSSKISCGKIENPDTLIDAGKCLIEKGVTAIAIVAKFPDDPDSLETNIYREGKGVDPIAGVEAVISHLISKFLKVPCAHAPALNPIELNVNLDPRAAAEEIGYTFLPSVLIGLSNAPDIVELPSKTESISLHPDQIESIVVPNGALGGEAVLAGIEKGLNIISVKNQNTLKVTNEFYNYPNLFEVDNYLEAAGIILAIKKGINLNSVKRPLKKIQECSYSD; from the coding sequence ATGGAAAATTCACCGACAATATTCATAGTTCCAACTGGTATTGGTTGTGAAGTAGGAGGTTTTGCTGGAGATGCACTTCCAACCGCTAAATTATTAGCATCGGCAAGTGGATGTTTAATTACTCATCCAAATGTTATGAATGGTGGTAATCTTTCTGAAAAAGATAAAAATATTTTTTATGTTGAGGGTTATAGTTTAGACCGACTTGCTAAAGGAGAAATCGCTTTAAAAAGGGTAAAGCAACAGAAAATTGGGATAATTTTTGATGCAGCCATTGAAAAAGAAATATTAGCGAGACATTTACAAGTTGCTGATGCATGTGTTTCTACTTTAGGAATTAATGTTCACTCTTATGTGATTACAAGAAAGCCATTAAACATAGTTATTGATTCTGATTCTTCAAAAATCAGTTGTGGCAAAATTGAAAATCCTGATACTCTAATTGATGCTGGAAAATGTTTAATAGAAAAAGGAGTTACGGCAATAGCAATTGTGGCAAAATTTCCAGATGATCCAGATTCTTTAGAAACAAATATCTATCGAGAGGGAAAAGGGGTTGATCCTATTGCTGGAGTCGAAGCAGTTATAAGTCATTTAATAAGCAAATTTTTAAAAGTTCCCTGTGCTCACGCACCTGCTTTAAATCCAATTGAATTGAATGTAAATTTAGATCCTCGTGCAGCTGCAGAAGAAATAGGATACACTTTTTTACCATCTGTACTGATTGGGTTAAGCAATGCACCTGATATTGTTGAATTGCCTTCTAAAACTGAATCAATCTCACTTCACCCTGATCAGATTGAATCGATTGTTGTTCCTAATGGTGCATTAGGAGGAGAAGCAGTACTAGCAGGGATTGAAAAAGGTTTAAATATTATCTCTGTAAAAAATCAAAATACATTAAAAGTGACAAATGAGTTTTATAATTATCCCAATCTTTTTGAAGTTGATAATTATTTAGAAGCTGCAGGCATAATTCTTGCTATCAAAAAAGGTATCAACCTTAATTCAGTTAAACGGCCTTTAAAAAAAATCCAAGAGTGTTCTTATAGTGATTAA
- a CDS encoding NAD+ synthase has translation MKFLLAQINPVVGDLEGNAKKILNIASKASSISADFVLTPELSLWGYPANDLLFKKNLIKNQYQILDQLALDINKKFGNLSISIGIAEKVNDSFFPNLYNSIALVEGGEWKIIARKIILPTYEVFDEKRYFRSEEKVSVLIKKIKNKTWRLGFTICEDLWVNKDIEGRGIHRKNPIIDLKKKKVDILVNLSASPYTLKKLELRSKVSSFAAQYLQVPLIYVNQIGANDNLIFDGSSFILDKNGSKIKQLKSFSEDLSSWKIEQTKPEKNEFKNSEMSSIFDALVLGVKDYAKKCGFKTALVGLSGGIDSALVSAIATAALGSDNVYCVSMPSKWSSSHSKSDAKDLARRLKISLKSIPIENLMTSFEESFIKNISFEMAEITNQNIQSRIRGTLLMALANQEKHLLLSTGNKSELAVGYCTLYGDMNGGLSVIGDLYKTNVFKLCNWLDSEDSINSRKLYMLDTSLDIIGGNIRKKAPSAELGPNQLDTDSLPPYSILDKILKGIIEEKKDLQQLVEDGYKKDLILKIISLIKKAEFKRKQAPPILKLSSQSLGSDWRVPIAISY, from the coding sequence ATGAAATTTTTACTTGCCCAAATAAATCCAGTTGTTGGAGATTTAGAGGGTAATGCAAAAAAAATACTTAATATTGCTTCGAAAGCTAGCTCAATTTCTGCTGATTTTGTTCTTACTCCAGAATTATCATTATGGGGATATCCTGCAAATGACTTACTTTTTAAAAAAAATCTTATCAAAAATCAATACCAAATTCTTGATCAATTAGCTTTAGATATTAATAAAAAATTTGGCAACTTAAGCATCTCAATCGGAATAGCTGAGAAGGTAAATGACTCTTTTTTTCCTAATCTTTATAATTCTATTGCGTTGGTTGAGGGCGGTGAATGGAAAATAATTGCTCGGAAAATTATTCTTCCCACTTATGAAGTATTTGATGAGAAAAGATACTTTAGATCAGAAGAAAAAGTTTCCGTATTGATTAAAAAAATTAAAAATAAAACTTGGCGACTTGGCTTTACTATATGTGAGGATTTATGGGTCAACAAAGATATAGAGGGTAGAGGGATCCATAGAAAAAATCCCATTATTGATTTAAAGAAAAAAAAAGTTGATATTTTAGTTAATTTATCAGCCTCCCCATATACTCTGAAAAAATTAGAGCTAAGATCCAAGGTTTCCAGTTTTGCTGCACAATATCTTCAAGTACCACTGATTTATGTCAACCAGATTGGAGCAAATGATAATTTAATTTTTGATGGAAGTAGTTTTATTCTTGATAAGAATGGATCTAAAATTAAGCAATTAAAATCTTTTTCGGAAGATCTCTCCAGCTGGAAAATTGAGCAAACAAAACCTGAAAAAAATGAATTTAAAAACTCCGAAATGTCATCAATTTTTGATGCATTAGTCCTTGGTGTTAAAGATTATGCAAAAAAATGTGGATTTAAAACAGCTTTAGTTGGATTAAGTGGTGGTATTGATTCAGCACTTGTCTCAGCAATTGCTACAGCGGCTCTAGGAAGTGATAATGTTTATTGCGTTTCAATGCCCTCTAAGTGGAGCTCATCTCATTCAAAGAGTGATGCAAAAGATTTAGCAAGAAGATTAAAGATAAGTCTCAAGAGCATTCCAATTGAAAACTTGATGACCTCTTTTGAAGAATCATTTATAAAAAACATATCTTTCGAGATGGCTGAAATAACAAATCAAAATATTCAGTCAAGGATCAGAGGCACACTTCTTATGGCTTTAGCAAATCAAGAAAAGCATTTATTACTCTCAACAGGCAATAAATCAGAACTAGCAGTGGGATATTGCACGCTTTATGGTGATATGAATGGGGGATTATCTGTAATTGGGGATTTATATAAAACTAATGTTTTTAAATTATGTAATTGGCTTGATAGCGAAGATTCAATTAATAGTAGAAAGTTATACATGTTAGATACTAGTTTAGATATAATTGGCGGAAATATACGTAAAAAAGCTCCAAGTGCTGAATTAGGGCCTAATCAATTAGATACTGATTCTCTTCCACCTTACTCTATTTTAGATAAAATTCTTAAAGGAATTATTGAAGAGAAAAAAGATTTACAACAACTGGTAGAAGATGGTTATAAAAAAGATTTAATTTTAAAAATTATCTCACTCATAAAAAAAGCGGAATTTAAAAGAAAGCAGGCTCCTCCAATCCTAAAACTAAGCAGTCAATCTTTAGGAAGTGACTGGAGAGTTCCCATAGCAATATCTTATTAA
- a CDS encoding F0F1 ATP synthase subunit gamma encodes MANLKEIRDRIVSVKNTRKITEAMRLVAAAKVRRAQDQVLKSRPFADKLARVLENIQSRVQFEAVDSPLLSKREVKSITLVCITADRGLCGGYNTNIIKKVEIRYSELVKQGYQPNLILVGKKAIGYFQNRKDRYVIKSTFKELEQVPTVKDSEGVTNEILAEFLSENSDRVEIIYTKFITLVSCAPVVQTLLPLDPQGIAEENDEIFRLTTKDSKLLVEKSSMEKSDSEKLPSDIVFEQSPDQLLDSLLPLYLQNQVLRALQESAASELACRMTAMNNASDNAKELASTLNLTYNKARQAAITQEILEVVGGSAV; translated from the coding sequence ATGGCAAATCTTAAAGAGATTAGAGATCGAATCGTTTCTGTTAAAAATACAAGGAAAATAACGGAGGCCATGAGACTTGTTGCAGCTGCAAAAGTTAGGAGAGCTCAAGATCAAGTTCTTAAGAGTAGACCTTTTGCAGATAAACTTGCACGGGTCTTAGAAAATATCCAATCTAGAGTTCAATTTGAGGCTGTCGACTCTCCTCTATTATCCAAGAGAGAAGTAAAGAGCATCACTTTGGTTTGCATAACTGCGGATAGAGGTTTATGCGGTGGTTACAATACAAATATAATAAAAAAGGTAGAGATAAGATACTCAGAATTAGTCAAACAAGGGTATCAGCCAAATTTAATTTTGGTAGGGAAGAAAGCTATTGGATATTTTCAAAATAGAAAGGATAGATATGTAATTAAAAGTACTTTCAAAGAACTAGAACAGGTACCCACAGTCAAGGACTCTGAAGGAGTAACAAATGAAATTTTAGCTGAATTTCTCTCAGAAAATTCTGATAGGGTGGAAATTATTTACACGAAATTCATCACTCTAGTCAGCTGCGCTCCTGTCGTTCAAACACTATTGCCACTTGACCCTCAAGGAATTGCTGAGGAAAACGATGAAATTTTTAGGTTGACTACAAAAGATAGTAAGTTACTTGTTGAAAAATCAAGTATGGAAAAAAGTGATTCAGAGAAGTTGCCATCAGATATTGTTTTTGAACAAAGTCCTGATCAACTATTAGATTCCTTATTACCATTATATTTACAGAATCAGGTGCTAAGAGCTCTTCAAGAGTCAGCAGCTTCAGAACTCGCTTGTAGGATGACTGCTATGAATAATGCAAGTGATAATGCTAAAGAATTAGCAAGTACTTTGAATCTAACCTATAACAAAGCCAGGCAAGCAGCTATTACTCAAGAAATATTAGAGGTTGTAGGAGGTTCTGCAGTTTAG
- a CDS encoding nicotinate-nucleotide adenylyltransferase codes for MEKSIALFGTSADPPTIGHKKILEELSKIYAFTISYVSNNPQKKHIEDISIRSHLLKTLIDDLDNPKILFNQKISSQWAVESIKKCKEIYKFNNLDFVIGSDLIKDIFYWKDFDKIILEVSFFIILREGYPVESNTLKLLENYKVKFKISTIKTPNISSSKFRLNFNCSNLPSSLIDIVKRNNLYESIKLVE; via the coding sequence ATGGAAAAAAGCATTGCTTTATTTGGTACGAGTGCTGATCCACCTACAATTGGACACAAAAAAATTCTTGAAGAATTATCCAAAATTTATGCTTTTACCATTAGCTATGTGAGCAACAACCCCCAAAAAAAACACATAGAGGATATCTCAATTCGTAGCCATTTATTAAAAACTCTTATTGATGATTTAGATAATCCGAAAATTTTATTTAATCAAAAAATAAGTAGCCAATGGGCAGTAGAGTCAATCAAAAAATGTAAAGAAATTTATAAATTTAATAATTTAGATTTTGTAATTGGGAGTGATTTAATTAAAGATATTTTCTACTGGAAAGATTTCGACAAAATTATTTTGGAGGTAAGTTTTTTTATAATTTTAAGAGAGGGATATCCTGTTGAATCAAATACTCTTAAATTATTAGAAAATTATAAAGTGAAATTTAAGATTTCAACCATCAAAACTCCAAACATTTCAAGTTCTAAGTTTAGATTAAATTTTAATTGTTCTAATTTACCGTCGTCGTTAATAGATATAGTTAAGAGGAATAATTTATATGAATCCATCAAATTAGTTGAATGA
- a CDS encoding GTP-binding protein, producing the protein MKQFKIKKNYLLLKNWWETIDLTNYEKSYFNKDIISFNQQLFRLKEKKIRIGAYGKSGVGKSSVLNSLLEKDIFKTDIINGTTREIQAEEWKFKDQSLNSIELLDSPGFDFCDIKFPDKVYSSINHSDLILFIISGDLNRNELNEISSFIKDGKKIILILNKIDLFNKNELKEIIENIKFKLPKDLNIPIIINNENNLKNYVAKLINQYGEILLTLNSIQLADKFFLKLKEQRLTRRQKLAQSTIGKFSTIKASAVALNPFIFFDVASSFALDTALINELSKIYGLKLKSESTRKIFKNISINNLCLGITQVGVNTSFNLIKKLILLTAPFTNGLSLLPYGPIAIIQAAIAVYSTKILGKLAAKEIFLRSKASFIEPAILIKNMNFNDPEIFNYINIYFSSRNLNNNFVSFLP; encoded by the coding sequence ATGAAACAATTTAAAATTAAAAAAAATTATTTACTTTTAAAAAATTGGTGGGAGACTATTGATCTTACCAACTATGAAAAAAGTTATTTTAATAAGGACATAATTTCTTTTAATCAACAACTTTTTAGGTTAAAAGAAAAAAAAATAAGAATTGGCGCATATGGTAAATCAGGCGTAGGGAAATCTTCTGTTTTAAATTCTTTATTAGAAAAAGATATATTTAAAACAGATATTATCAACGGGACCACAAGAGAAATTCAGGCTGAAGAATGGAAATTCAAAGATCAATCACTCAACAGTATAGAGTTACTAGATTCTCCAGGATTTGATTTCTGCGATATTAAATTCCCAGATAAAGTTTACTCCTCCATAAATCATTCGGATCTTATTTTATTTATAATTTCGGGAGATTTAAATAGAAATGAGTTAAACGAAATCAGTTCTTTTATAAAAGATGGAAAAAAAATTATTTTAATTTTAAACAAAATCGATCTATTTAATAAAAATGAATTAAAAGAAATAATTGAAAATATAAAGTTTAAGCTTCCAAAAGATTTAAATATTCCAATAATAATTAATAATGAAAACAATCTTAAAAATTACGTAGCAAAATTAATCAATCAATATGGTGAGATACTATTAACACTTAATTCTATTCAATTAGCTGACAAATTTTTTCTGAAACTTAAAGAGCAAAGATTGACAAGAAGGCAGAAATTAGCTCAATCAACTATTGGTAAATTTTCGACTATAAAGGCATCCGCAGTAGCTCTTAATCCTTTTATTTTTTTTGATGTTGCTAGTAGTTTTGCACTAGATACTGCATTGATTAACGAATTAAGTAAGATTTACGGCTTAAAGTTGAAAAGTGAATCTACAAGAAAAATATTTAAAAATATATCCATTAATAATTTATGTTTGGGAATCACTCAAGTCGGAGTTAATACCTCTTTCAACCTTATTAAGAAACTAATTCTTTTGACAGCACCTTTTACTAACGGGCTTTCATTATTACCCTATGGACCCATAGCAATCATTCAAGCTGCAATCGCAGTTTATTCTACAAAAATTCTAGGGAAATTAGCAGCAAAAGAGATATTTTTAAGAAGCAAAGCTTCTTTTATAGAGCCTGCTATTTTGATCAAAAATATGAATTTTAATGACCCAGAGATTTTTAACTACATAAATATTTATTTTTCAAGTAGAAATTTAAATAATAATTTTGTTAGTTTTCTACCTTAA
- a CDS encoding 2Fe-2S iron-sulfur cluster binding domain-containing protein, which translates to MPEYNINVQFEQKTFSFLCSEDQDIISAAKMNGIDLPSSCCSGVCTDCASMILEGSVDQEDAMGLNDDLREKGFALLCVAYPKSDLNIVIGKEVEDDLYNDQFGKYQK; encoded by the coding sequence ATGCCTGAATACAATATCAACGTTCAATTTGAGCAAAAGACTTTTAGTTTTTTATGTTCTGAAGATCAAGATATTATTTCAGCGGCAAAAATGAATGGAATAGATTTACCAAGTAGTTGTTGTTCAGGAGTTTGTACAGATTGTGCATCCATGATTTTGGAAGGATCTGTAGATCAAGAAGATGCTATGGGATTAAATGATGATTTGAGGGAAAAGGGCTTTGCACTTTTATGTGTGGCATATCCCAAGTCCGATTTGAATATTGTTATTGGTAAAGAAGTCGAAGATGATTTGTATAATGATCAATTTGGTAAATATCAAAAATGA
- the atpA gene encoding F0F1 ATP synthase subunit alpha yields the protein MVSIRPDEISSILKQQITDYDQSVSVSNVGTVLQIGDGIARIYGLDQVMAGELLEFEDGTEGIALNLEDDNVGAVLMGEALGVQEGSNVKSTGKIASVPVGEAMQGRVVNPLGQPIDGKGEIPTSDTRLIEEMAPGIIKRRSVHEPMQTGITSIDAMIPVGRGQRELIIGDRQTGKSAIAIDTIINQKGQDVVCVYVAIGQKSASVANIVEVLRERGALDYTVVVSAGASEPAALQYLAPYTGAAIAEHFMYQGKATLVIYDDLTKQAQAYRQMSLLLKRPPGREAYPGDVFYLHSRLLERAAKLSDAMGGGSMTALPIIETQAGDVSAYIPTNVISITDGQIFLSADLFNSGLRPAINVGISVSRVGGAAQTKAIKKIAGTLKLELAQFDELAAFSQFASDLDEATQQQLERGKRLRELLKQPQFSPLNLAEQVAVVYAGVKGLIDEVPVEDVTKFATELREYLKLNKSEFIEEILKEKKLNDGLEATLKEVINEVKSSMLATV from the coding sequence ATGGTATCTATACGCCCTGATGAAATCAGTTCCATCTTAAAACAACAAATAACTGATTATGACCAATCTGTAAGTGTTAGCAATGTAGGAACTGTTCTGCAAATCGGTGATGGCATCGCAAGAATATATGGCTTAGATCAGGTCATGGCAGGTGAGTTATTGGAATTTGAAGATGGTACCGAAGGTATAGCTTTAAATCTTGAAGATGATAATGTTGGAGCCGTTTTGATGGGAGAGGCACTTGGTGTCCAAGAAGGAAGTAACGTTAAGTCCACAGGTAAAATCGCATCTGTTCCAGTTGGTGAAGCAATGCAGGGGAGAGTTGTTAATCCTCTAGGACAACCAATAGATGGGAAAGGGGAAATTCCTACGAGTGATACTAGATTGATTGAAGAAATGGCTCCTGGAATAATCAAGAGAAGATCAGTACATGAACCAATGCAAACAGGTATTACATCTATTGATGCAATGATTCCTGTTGGAAGAGGTCAAAGAGAATTAATTATTGGTGATAGACAAACTGGAAAATCTGCTATTGCTATCGATACGATAATTAACCAAAAAGGCCAAGACGTGGTTTGTGTTTACGTAGCTATTGGTCAGAAGTCTGCATCAGTAGCAAACATCGTAGAGGTATTAAGAGAGAGAGGAGCACTAGATTATACAGTCGTAGTTAGTGCAGGAGCCTCTGAACCTGCTGCTTTACAGTACTTAGCACCTTATACCGGTGCAGCAATCGCTGAACATTTTATGTATCAGGGTAAAGCAACACTTGTTATTTATGATGATCTAACAAAACAAGCTCAGGCTTATAGACAAATGTCTCTTCTTTTAAAAAGACCACCAGGAAGAGAAGCTTATCCTGGAGACGTGTTCTATTTACACAGTAGATTACTTGAAAGAGCAGCAAAACTTTCTGATGCTATGGGAGGAGGCTCTATGACAGCTCTTCCAATTATTGAAACTCAGGCAGGGGACGTTTCGGCCTACATCCCAACTAATGTTATTTCAATTACAGATGGACAAATATTCTTGAGTGCAGATTTATTTAACTCAGGATTAAGACCCGCTATTAATGTAGGTATTTCTGTTAGCCGTGTTGGAGGTGCTGCTCAGACAAAAGCAATTAAAAAAATTGCAGGAACTTTAAAATTAGAACTCGCACAGTTTGATGAACTAGCTGCTTTTTCTCAATTTGCATCTGATCTTGATGAAGCAACTCAGCAACAACTTGAAAGAGGTAAAAGATTAAGAGAGTTATTAAAGCAACCTCAATTCTCCCCGCTTAACCTTGCAGAACAAGTTGCAGTAGTTTACGCAGGAGTTAAAGGTCTTATTGATGAGGTGCCTGTTGAAGATGTTACTAAATTTGCAACTGAACTTAGGGAATACCTAAAGTTAAATAAATCAGAATTTATAGAAGAAATTCTTAAAGAGAAGAAATTAAATGATGGATTAGAAGCAACACTAAAAGAGGTGATAAATGAAGTTAAATCATCAATGCTTGCCACAGTTTAA